A single Saccharomyces paradoxus chromosome II, complete sequence DNA region contains:
- the CHS3 gene encoding chitin synthase CHS3 (Chitin synthase III~similar to YBR023C), translating to MTGLNGDDPDDYYLNLNQDEESLLRSRHSVGSGAPHRQGSLVRPERSRLNNPDNPHFYYAQKTQEQINHLDVLPSSTGINPNTTRRSGSLRSKGSLRSKVSGRESDSYLLQDMNTTDKKASVKVSDEGVAEDEFDKDGAEFDVDNFEEGSMQPINKSIKPLRKETDDTLSFWQMYCYFITFWAPAPILAFCGMAKKERQMAWREKVALLSVILYIGAIVAFLTFGFTKTVCSSSKLRLKSNEVSTEFVVINGKAYELNTSSRSGIQDVEVDSDTLYGPWSDAGKDASFLFQNVNGNCHNLITPKSNSSIPHDDDNNLAWYFPCKLKNQDGSSKPNFTVENYAGWNCHTSKDDRDAFYGLKAKADVYFTWDGIKNSSRNLIVYNGDVLDLDLLDWLEKDEVDYPVVFDDLKTSNLQGYDLSLVLSNGHERKIARCLSEIIKVGEVDSKTVGCIASDVVLYVSLVFILSVVIIKFIIACYFRWTIARKQGAYIVDNKTMDKHTNDIEDWSNNIQTKAPLKEVDPHLRPKKYSKKSLGHKRTSTFDLLKKHSSKMFQFNESVIDLDTSLSSSLQSSGSYRGMTTMTTQNAWKLSNENKAAHSRNPSTLLPTSSMFWNKATSSPVPGSSLIQSLDSTIIHPDIVQQPPLDFMPYGFPLIHTICFVTCYSEDEEGLRTTLDSLSTTDYPNSHKLLMVVCDGLIKGSGNDKTTPEIALGMMDDFVTPPDEVKPYSYVAVASGSKRHNMAKIYAGFYKYDDSTVPPENQQRVPIITIVKCGTPAEQGGAKPGNRGKRDSQIILMSFLEKITFDERMTQLEFQLLKNIWQITGLMADFYETVLMVDADTKVFPDALTHMVAEMVKDPLIMGLCGETKIANKAQSWVTAIQVFEYYISHHQAKAFESVFGSVTCLPGCFSMYRIKSPKGSDGYWVPVLANPDIVERYSDNVTNTLHKKNLLLLGEDRFLSSLMLKTFPKRKQVFVPKAACKTIAPDKFKVLLSQRRRWINSTVHNLFELVLIRDLCGTFCFSMQFVIGIELIGTMVLPLAICFTVYVIIFAIVSKPTPIITLVLLAIILGLPGLIVVITATRWSYLWWMCVYICALPIWNFVLPSYAYWKFDDFSWGDTRTIAGGNKKAQDENEGEFDHSKIKMRTWREFEREDILNRKEENGSLVA from the coding sequence ATGACCGGTTTGAATGGAGATGATCCTGATGACTACTATCTAAACCTTAatcaagatgaagaatctCTGCTTAGATCAAGACACAGTGTCGGCTCAGGGGCACCTCACAGACAAGGCTCTTTAGTGCGGCCTGAAAGAAGCCGACTAAACAATCCTGATAATCcacatttttattatgcGCAGAAAACGCAGGAGCAGATAAATCATTTGGACGTTTTACCATCAAGCACGGGTATAAATCCAAATACAACTCGTCGCAGTGGCTCGTTGCGTTCCAAAGGATCATTGAGAAGTAAAGTTAGTGGCCGCGAAAGTGATAGTTATCTTTTACAAGACATGAATACTACTGACAAGAAGGCCTCCGTTAAAGTAAGCGATGAAGGTGTTGCCGAAGACGAATTTGATAAAGACGGTGCTGAGTTTGATGTGGACAATTTCGAGGAAGGCTCTATGCAGCCTATAAATAAGTCTATCAAGccattaagaaaagaaacggATGACACACTGTCATTTTGGCAGATGTATTGTTATTTCATTACATTTTGGGCTCCTGCTccaatccttgcattttGCGGGATGGCTAAGAAGGAAAGGCAAATGGCGTGGAGGGAAAAGGTTGCCTTACTTTCTGTCATCTTGTATATTGGTGCGATTGTGGCTTTCCTGACATTTGGTTTCACCAAAACTGTTTGTAGTAGTTCTAAACTACGTTTGAAAAGCAACGAAGTATCAACGGAATTTGTTGTGATTAATGGTAAGGCCTATGAATTGAATACTTCCTCACGTTCCGGTATACAAGATGTTGAAGTAGATTCGGACACTCTTTATGGGCCCTGGTCGGATGCCGGTAAAGATGCTTCGTTCttgtttcaaaatgttAATGGTAACTGTCATAACCTTATAACCCCAAAGAGTAATTCATCCATTCCccatgatgatgataataatttAGCATGGTATTTTCCATGTAAGTTAAAGAATCAAGATGGCTCTTCGAAGCCGAACTTCACAGTTGAAAATTACGCAGGATGGAACTGTCATACCTCCAAAGACGATAGGGACGCCTTTTATGGTTTAAAGGCAAAGGCAGATGTGTACTTCACTTGGGATGGTATAAAGAATTCCTCCAGAAACTTGATTGTTTACAATGGTGATGTTTTGGATTTGGATCTCCTTGATTGGTTAGAAAAAGATGAGGTTGACTATCCTGTTGTATTTGATGActtgaaaacttcaaatttACAAGGCTATGATCTCTCATTAGTTTTGTCCAACGGACatgaaaggaaaattgCGAGGTGTCTGAGCGAAATTATTAAAGTCGGTGAAGTAGACTCGAAAACCGTCGGTTGCATTGCGTCTGATGTTGTTTTGTATGTCTCTCTGgtatttattctttcagTGGTAATAATTAAATTCATAATCGCCTGCTACTTCCGTTGGACGATAGCTAGGAAACAAGGTGCATATATCGTGGACAATAAAACAATGGACAAGCACACAAACGATATTGAAGATTGGTctaataatattcaaacAAAAGCTCCTCTAAAGGAAGTGGATCCTCATTTGAGGCCAAAGAAATACTCTAAGAAGTCATTGGGACATAAGCGTACTTCGACCTTTGACTTACTGAAAAAACACAGCTCCAAAATGTTTCAGTTCAATGAATCTGTGATAGATTTAGACACCTCTTTGAGCAGTTCATTACAATCTTCTGGTTCATATAGAGGAATGACAACAATGACCACTCAAAATGCTTGGAAACTCTCcaatgaaaataaagctGCACATTCCCGTAATCCTTCTACTTTGTTGCCCACGTCCTCGATGTTTTGGAACAAAGCCACTTCTTCTCCTGTACCAGGATCGTCGCTAATTCAAAGTCTTGACTCTACAATTATACATCCTGATATCGTTCAACAGCCACCATTGGATTTCATGCCGTATGGGTTCCCATTAATTCATACTATCTGTTTTGTTACCTGTTATTCCGAGGATGAGGAGGGTTTAAGAACAACTCTAGATTCTCTGTCTACTACAGATTATCCAAATTCCCATAAACTATTGATGGTTGTTTGTGATGGTTTAATCAAGGGCTCTGGTAACGATAAGACTACTCCAGAGATAGCGTTAGGAATGATGGACGACTTTGTCACCCCACCAGATGAAGTTAAACCTTACTCCTATGTGGCAGTTGCTTCCGGTTCCAAGAGACACAATATGGCCAAAATATATGCGGGTTTTTACAAATATGACGATTCTACTGTTCCACCAGAAAATCAACAACGTGTTCCGATAATCACAATTGTGAAGTGTGGTACTCCTGCAGAGCAGGGAGGCGCCAAACCTGGTAATAGAGGTAAGCGTGATTCTCAGATCATTTTGATGTcctttttagaaaaaataacattTGATGAAAGAATGACCCAACTGGAATTTCAgcttttaaaaaatatctggCAGATTACAGGGTTAATGGCGGACTTCTACGAAACGGTACTTATGGTTGATGCTGATACTAAAGTTTTCCCCGATGCTTTGACTCATATGGTCGCTGAAATGGTTAAAGATCCTTTAATTATGGGTCTTTGTGGTGAGACCAAGATCGCCAATAAGGCACAGTCTTGGGTAACTGCTATTCAAGTTTTCGAGTACTATATTTCGCATCATCAAGCTAAAGCTTTTGAATCTGTCTTCGGTTCTGTAACTTGTTTGCCTGGATGTTTCTCAATGTATCGTATAAAATCTCCCAAAGGCTCAGATGGCTATTGGGTACCTGTATTGGCAAATCCAGATATTGTTGAAAGATATTCAGATAATGTTACTAACACTTTGCATAAGAAGAACTTATTATTACTTGGTGAAGATAGATTTTTATCGTCCTTAATGTTGAAGACTTTTCCTAAGAGAAAACAGGTTTTTGTTCCAAAAGCTGCTTGTAAAACCATTGCCCCTGATAAATTCAAAGTATTACTTTCTCAACGTCGAAGATGGATTAATTCTACGGTACATAACCTTTTTGAATTGGTTTTAATTAGGGATTTATGTGGCACTTTCTGTTTCTCCATGCAATTCGTGATTGGTATCGAATTGATTGGTACTATGGTGTTGCCCTTGGCCATTTGCTTCACTGTTTATGTCATCATTTTTGCCATTGTGTCAAAACCTACCCCCATAATCACTTTAGTTTTGTTGGCAATTATTCTTGGTTTGCCAGGCTTAATCGTTGTTATAACTGCCACAAGATGGTCGTACCTATGGTGGATGTGCGTATACATTTGTGCTTTACCGATTTGGAATTTTGTGCTACCTTCATATGCGTACTGGAAGTTTGATGACTTCTCATGGGGTGATACAAGAACTATTGCGGGTGGTAATAAAAAGGCACAAGATGAGAATGAAGGTGAATTTGATCACTCTAAGATCAAAATGAGGACGTGGAGGGAATTTGAAAGGGAAGATATTCTCAATCGAAAGGAGGAAAACGGCTCCTTGGTTGCATAA